In a genomic window of Bradyrhizobium ontarionense:
- a CDS encoding DUF2846 domain-containing protein: MNRRAFLGLGSAFLVSGCLTGKEGTEYAVVSQKIGSPRPGHSRIVIMSLKDSWLDRTSCDAKVDGVALSRLLPGTYVYLDRPAGPHHLVATQTLFPGDSILDFNTEPGRTYFFSIRPSDRSRAMQGGGMAFGLVGMGVMAAASSGADNKGPVDFVPLQESQAKTVLTELLQAE, from the coding sequence ATGAACCGACGCGCGTTCTTGGGGCTGGGATCGGCCTTCTTGGTATCAGGGTGCCTTACCGGCAAGGAGGGGACCGAATACGCGGTGGTATCGCAGAAGATCGGATCGCCGCGACCCGGCCACTCCCGCATCGTCATCATGAGCTTGAAGGACTCCTGGCTGGACAGGACCAGCTGCGACGCCAAGGTCGACGGCGTTGCGTTGAGTCGGCTCCTGCCCGGCACCTACGTCTATCTCGACCGACCGGCGGGACCGCACCATCTCGTGGCGACCCAGACGCTGTTCCCGGGCGATTCCATCCTCGATTTCAATACCGAGCCCGGGCGAACCTATTTCTTCTCGATCAGGCCCAGCGATCGATCCAGGGCCATGCAGGGCGGGGGAATGGCGTTCGGTCTGGTCGGCATGGGCGTGATGGCTGCGGCCTCGTCGGGGGCGGACAATAAGGGGCCAGTCGATTTCGTTCCGCTTCAGGAATCGCAGGCGAAGACGGTCCTCACGGAGCTTCTGCAGGCCGAATAG
- the pyrH gene encoding UMP kinase, whose product MAEPLYRRVVIKLSGEYLAGSHAFGIDQATVDRIADDLIAAQKLGVEIAVVVGGGNMVRGVEVSSKGVSRPTGDTMGMLATVMNCLALEAAIQRKGTPAQALSAFVMPEVCELFTRAAAHKLLAEGRIVLLGGGTGNPFFTTDTTAVLRAAEIGAQAVLKATNVDGVYSADPKKDPTAKRFDRLTHSQAIEGGYKVMDATAFALARETSLPIIVFSIAEPGSIGAMLQGSGRGTIVAG is encoded by the coding sequence ATGGCTGAGCCGCTCTATCGTCGCGTCGTCATCAAGCTGTCGGGCGAGTATCTCGCCGGTAGCCACGCCTTCGGCATCGACCAGGCGACCGTCGATCGCATCGCCGACGACCTGATTGCGGCCCAGAAGCTCGGCGTCGAGATCGCCGTCGTGGTCGGCGGCGGCAACATGGTGCGCGGCGTGGAAGTTTCGTCGAAGGGCGTGTCGCGCCCGACCGGCGATACGATGGGCATGCTTGCGACCGTCATGAATTGCCTGGCCTTGGAAGCCGCGATCCAGCGCAAAGGCACTCCGGCGCAGGCGCTCTCGGCGTTCGTGATGCCGGAAGTGTGCGAGCTCTTCACCCGTGCCGCGGCGCACAAATTGCTGGCCGAAGGCCGCATCGTGCTGCTCGGCGGCGGCACCGGCAATCCCTTCTTCACGACCGACACCACCGCCGTGCTGCGGGCCGCCGAGATCGGCGCCCAGGCGGTGCTCAAGGCCACCAATGTCGATGGCGTCTACAGTGCCGATCCCAAGAAGGATCCAACCGCGAAGCGATTCGACCGGCTGACCCATTCGCAGGCGATCGAGGGCGGCTACAAGGTCATGGATGCGACTGCATTCGCGCTTGCCCGCGAGACGTCGCTGCCTATCATTGTTTTCTCAATTGCCGAACCCGGCTCGATCGGTGCGATGTTGCAGGGCAGCGGGCGCGGTACCATCGTCGCGGGTTGA
- a CDS encoding S1C family serine protease, whose translation MAALCSAGVAGLPSRAESQPLPGAETVYASAPPRLLQIRTLVADAGRQTSTGSGFLVSADGLAITNYHVVSDAALEPKTYRLEYTGADGTQGAVALLAVDLPNDLALVRVEKQNAPFFGFDKAALDGSLPKGERLYSLGNPLDLGFTIIEGTYNGLVEHSYNDHIHFTGALNPGMSGGPAVNAQGQVVGVNVATRRGGQLISFLVPARFAAALVARGQDAKPAPADLRKDVIAQLVSWRGALYKSLGEEGFRDRVFGSYQAPETRAAWFECWASTNASASPKPRASINSTSCKAEASVYVASDLNTGAVEVSHAYAKSIDLNQFQFATVLTQLAQPRLTLGGSFRKWYTPQHCNEDFVGMAPAAAEHPPLRVIWCAQGYREFDGLYDVAMVAVTQDHADEALVSRLSLQAIAYDDALQLGKSFLERLQAVR comes from the coding sequence ATGGCCGCCCTTTGCAGTGCTGGCGTCGCAGGCCTCCCGTCGCGGGCCGAATCGCAGCCGTTGCCTGGCGCCGAAACCGTCTATGCCTCGGCGCCGCCGCGCCTGCTTCAGATCCGCACGCTCGTCGCCGATGCCGGCCGCCAGACCTCGACCGGGTCTGGCTTCCTGGTCTCGGCCGACGGACTTGCGATCACGAACTATCACGTGGTCTCCGATGCCGCGCTCGAGCCCAAGACCTATCGGCTCGAATATACCGGAGCCGATGGCACGCAGGGTGCGGTGGCGCTGCTCGCCGTCGACCTGCCGAACGATCTTGCGCTCGTTCGGGTCGAGAAGCAGAACGCGCCGTTCTTCGGCTTCGACAAGGCCGCGCTCGATGGCAGCCTGCCGAAGGGCGAGCGGCTGTATTCGCTCGGCAACCCGCTCGATCTCGGCTTCACCATCATTGAAGGCACGTATAACGGCCTCGTCGAGCACAGTTACAACGATCACATCCACTTCACCGGCGCGCTCAATCCCGGCATGAGCGGCGGTCCGGCGGTCAATGCGCAAGGGCAGGTGGTCGGCGTCAACGTCGCGACCCGGCGCGGCGGGCAGTTGATCAGCTTCCTGGTGCCGGCGCGCTTCGCTGCTGCGCTGGTGGCACGAGGACAGGATGCGAAGCCTGCGCCGGCGGATCTGCGCAAGGACGTGATCGCGCAGCTCGTCAGCTGGCGCGGGGCGCTCTACAAATCCTTGGGCGAGGAGGGCTTCCGCGACCGCGTATTTGGGTCCTATCAGGCGCCGGAAACGCGCGCGGCGTGGTTCGAATGCTGGGCCAGCACCAACGCCAGCGCCTCGCCGAAGCCGCGCGCCAGCATCAATTCGACGAGCTGCAAAGCCGAGGCGAGCGTGTATGTCGCGTCCGACCTGAACACGGGCGCCGTCGAGGTCAGTCACGCCTATGCGAAATCGATCGATCTCAACCAATTCCAGTTCGCGACCGTGCTGACTCAGTTGGCGCAGCCCCGGCTCACGCTGGGCGGCTCATTCCGCAAATGGTACACGCCGCAGCACTGCAATGAGGATTTCGTGGGCATGGCGCCGGCCGCAGCCGAGCATCCGCCGCTGCGGGTCATCTGGTGCGCGCAAGGTTATCGCGAGTTCGACGGCCTCTACGACGTGGCGATGGTCGCCGTGACACAGGACCACGCCGACGAAGCGCTGGTCTCACGCCTCAGCCTGCAGGCGATCGCCTATGACGACGCGTTACAGCTTGGCAAGAGCTTCCTCGAGCGTTTGCAGGCCGTGCGATGA
- a CDS encoding 30S ribosomal protein S2 — MALPDFTMRQLLEAGVHFGHQSHRWNPKMADFIFGSRNNIHIIDLAQTVPLLHTALQAVSDTVAKGGRILFVGTKRQAQDNVADAAKRCAQYFVNSRWLGGTLTNWKTISASIKRLRHLDEVLSSGEASSYTKKERLTLQRERDKLDRSLGGIKDMGGLPDMIFVIDTNKEDIAIQEAQRLNIPVAAIVDTNCDPKGITYVVPGNDDAGRAITLYCDLIARAAIDGISRAQGELGIDVGASSAPLEEELPAATAAATFQGLPGPRGTADDLKKLTGVSGAIEKKLNDLGVFHYWQLAELNHDTAHKIGEEVGLPSRADAWVAQAKSLADA, encoded by the coding sequence ATGGCGCTGCCCGACTTCACTATGCGCCAGCTGCTCGAAGCTGGCGTTCACTTTGGTCACCAGTCTCACCGCTGGAACCCGAAAATGGCCGATTTCATTTTCGGAAGCCGCAACAACATCCACATCATCGACCTCGCCCAGACCGTGCCGCTGCTGCACACGGCACTGCAGGCGGTCAGCGACACCGTCGCCAAGGGCGGCCGTATCCTGTTCGTCGGCACCAAGCGCCAGGCCCAGGACAACGTGGCTGACGCGGCCAAGCGCTGCGCCCAGTATTTCGTCAATTCGCGCTGGCTCGGCGGCACGCTGACCAACTGGAAGACGATCTCGGCGTCGATCAAGCGCCTGCGTCACCTCGACGAGGTGCTGTCCTCGGGCGAAGCCAGCTCCTACACCAAGAAGGAGCGGCTGACCTTGCAGCGCGAGCGCGACAAGCTCGACCGCTCGCTCGGCGGCATCAAGGACATGGGCGGTCTGCCCGACATGATCTTCGTGATCGACACGAACAAGGAAGACATCGCGATCCAGGAGGCCCAGCGCCTCAACATCCCGGTCGCCGCGATCGTCGACACCAATTGCGATCCGAAGGGCATCACCTATGTCGTTCCCGGCAATGACGACGCCGGTCGGGCCATTACGCTGTATTGCGACCTGATTGCGCGCGCCGCCATCGACGGCATCTCGCGTGCGCAGGGCGAGCTCGGCATCGATGTCGGCGCCTCTTCCGCGCCGCTCGAGGAAGAGCTTCCGGCAGCGACGGCGGCCGCGACGTTCCAGGGGCTGCCCGGTCCGCGCGGCACCGCCGACGACCTCAAGAAGCTCACCGGCGTGTCGGGGGCGATCGAGAAGAAGCTCAACGACCTCGGCGTCTTCCACTACTGGCAGCTCGCCGAGCTGAACCACGACACCGCTCACAAGATCGGCGAAGAAGTCGGTCTGCCGAGCCGTGCCGATGCCTGGGTCGCCCAGGCCAAGTCGCTCGCCGACGCGTAA
- the tsf gene encoding translation elongation factor Ts — MANITAAMVKDLRESTGAGMMDCKAALTETGGDMQAAQDWLRKKGLSKAAKKAGRVAAEGLIGALTSGKKGVVVEVNSETDFVARNEHFQGLVKMIAQVALDVGSDVEKIKAAKVGSITVEAAIADSIATIGENQTLRRAASLEVSEGVVSSYVHGAVIEGAGKLGVIVALESPGKTDELAVLGRQLAMHVAAANPQAIDAAGLDPELVKREKDVLADKYRQQGKPENVIEKIVESGLKTYYKEVTLLEQAFIHDSGKSVAQALKEAEGKVGGPIKVAGFVRYALGEGIEKEETDFAAEVAAASGKK, encoded by the coding sequence ATGGCTAATATCACCGCAGCGATGGTGAAGGACCTGCGCGAGTCGACCGGCGCGGGCATGATGGACTGCAAGGCTGCGCTCACCGAGACCGGCGGCGACATGCAGGCCGCGCAGGATTGGCTGCGCAAGAAGGGCTTGTCGAAAGCTGCAAAGAAGGCCGGACGCGTTGCGGCCGAGGGTCTGATCGGCGCGCTCACCTCGGGCAAGAAGGGCGTCGTCGTCGAGGTCAACTCCGAGACCGACTTCGTCGCGCGCAACGAGCACTTCCAGGGTCTGGTCAAGATGATCGCCCAGGTCGCGCTCGACGTCGGCTCCGACGTGGAGAAGATCAAGGCCGCGAAAGTCGGCAGCATCACCGTCGAGGCCGCGATCGCCGATTCGATCGCGACCATCGGTGAGAACCAGACGCTGCGCCGCGCGGCTTCGCTCGAAGTGAGCGAAGGTGTGGTGTCGAGCTACGTCCATGGCGCCGTGATCGAAGGCGCGGGCAAGCTCGGCGTGATCGTGGCGCTGGAATCGCCTGGCAAGACCGACGAACTCGCAGTGCTCGGGCGTCAGCTCGCGATGCATGTCGCGGCGGCCAACCCGCAGGCGATCGATGCCGCCGGCCTCGATCCGGAACTCGTCAAGCGCGAGAAAGACGTGCTCGCCGACAAGTATCGGCAGCAGGGCAAGCCGGAAAACGTGATCGAGAAGATCGTCGAGTCCGGCCTGAAGACCTACTACAAGGAAGTCACTCTGCTGGAGCAGGCCTTCATCCACGACAGCGGCAAGTCGGTCGCGCAGGCGCTGAAGGAAGCCGAAGGCAAGGTTGGCGGTCCGATCAAGGTTGCCGGTTTCGTCCGCTATGCGCTCGGCGAGGGCATCGAGAAGGAAGAGACCGACTTCGCCGCCGAAGTGGCGGCGGCCAGCGGCAAGAAGTAA
- a CDS encoding caspase family protein — protein MPRIFCCVSLCLLALAAPVWPAAAQQPAPEKRIALVIGNGAYAKGPLATAANDAGLIAQTLQAAGFDVVGARDLDADTLRKSFRDFIHKAQSSDGDTVAMVYLAGYGMQLAGENYFLPVDANVGSDVDIPTEGLRLSDYIRQLAATPVKASVVVLDAARQQPFIASGPTIAGGLALVEPDNNMLIAFNAAPGTIAPTETGSYGMYAQSLAEMIRTGGLLLPELFDRLRLRVNEATKGAQVPWDAQKVQTTFTFFERAPDAPATQASAEQAAALRARPIRDLPVQEAYAAALERDNLQGYEDFIAAYPNDPLARRVRAIVAARREALTWRRTYRTDSPEAYWSYLKRYPYGAHAADARRRLAILAAASEPPPTFAMIEYDVPPPPLDEVIYVERPVLLFSDPEFGFVPPPPPPIYVLPPPPPDFVDLAPPFAPVGVFILPQPVFIPIPLYVRPPAFVAPPPNNIIYQNIHNTTVIATVINRPAPAGPIATGPAAAATSPPVAVTPALPPAVVQRAALIQQGKAPLPGAPAGPAGHGPAINVAPGGPLTPAGRPGQAAPAANALPVPGRGAPAIPPSATAPNARPSALTAPAPGPAQAAQPTGTPPSRQPISGLHANRTPPGAPAAPPTRPATTTSRPVLPAAVPRGPEPRARIQQAAPPPIQRHAPPVARLSPPPSPPRPPVAPMVRAAPVRPPPPPMMRPAPPPAVARPSPPPIARPSPPPVAAMARPAPPPQMARPAAPPPRPAPAAGKRCPPNVPHC, from the coding sequence TTGCCCAGGATCTTTTGCTGTGTCTCGCTCTGCCTGCTCGCGCTGGCAGCTCCGGTCTGGCCTGCCGCAGCGCAGCAGCCCGCGCCGGAGAAGCGCATCGCGCTCGTCATCGGGAACGGCGCCTATGCCAAGGGGCCGCTGGCCACGGCGGCCAACGACGCCGGCCTGATTGCGCAGACGCTGCAGGCGGCGGGCTTCGACGTGGTCGGCGCCCGCGACCTCGATGCCGACACGCTGCGCAAGAGCTTTCGCGATTTCATTCACAAGGCCCAGTCGTCCGACGGCGACACCGTCGCGATGGTCTATCTTGCCGGCTACGGCATGCAGCTCGCCGGCGAGAACTATTTTCTTCCCGTCGATGCCAACGTCGGCAGCGACGTCGACATTCCGACCGAGGGCCTGCGCCTCAGCGACTACATCCGCCAGCTTGCGGCGACGCCGGTGAAGGCCAGCGTCGTCGTGCTCGATGCGGCGCGTCAGCAGCCTTTCATCGCAAGCGGTCCGACGATCGCCGGCGGGCTGGCGCTGGTCGAGCCCGACAACAACATGCTGATCGCCTTCAACGCGGCTCCGGGGACCATCGCTCCGACCGAAACCGGTTCCTACGGCATGTACGCCCAGTCGCTTGCGGAAATGATCCGCACCGGCGGCTTGTTGTTGCCCGAGCTATTCGATCGCCTTCGGCTGCGTGTCAACGAAGCGACCAAGGGCGCCCAGGTGCCCTGGGATGCGCAGAAGGTCCAGACGACCTTCACGTTCTTCGAGCGGGCGCCGGATGCGCCCGCCACGCAGGCTTCGGCCGAGCAGGCGGCGGCGCTGCGCGCGCGGCCGATCCGCGACCTGCCGGTGCAGGAGGCCTATGCGGCGGCGCTGGAGCGCGACAATCTGCAAGGCTACGAGGACTTCATCGCCGCCTATCCGAACGATCCGCTCGCCCGGCGCGTGCGGGCCATCGTTGCCGCCCGCCGCGAGGCGCTGACCTGGCGGCGGACCTATCGCACCGACAGCCCTGAGGCCTACTGGTCCTATCTGAAGCGCTATCCCTATGGCGCGCATGCCGCGGACGCCCGGCGTCGGCTGGCGATCTTGGCTGCCGCATCGGAGCCGCCGCCAACCTTCGCAATGATCGAGTATGACGTGCCGCCGCCGCCGCTCGATGAGGTCATCTATGTCGAACGTCCGGTGCTGCTGTTTTCGGATCCCGAGTTCGGCTTCGTGCCGCCGCCACCGCCGCCGATCTACGTGCTGCCGCCGCCACCGCCTGATTTCGTCGATCTGGCGCCGCCATTCGCGCCGGTCGGCGTGTTCATCCTGCCCCAGCCGGTCTTTATTCCGATCCCGCTCTATGTCCGGCCACCGGCCTTCGTCGCGCCGCCGCCGAACAACATCATCTACCAGAACATCCACAACACGACCGTCATCGCCACCGTGATCAACCGTCCGGCGCCCGCCGGGCCGATCGCGACCGGCCCGGCGGCGGCGGCGACGTCGCCGCCGGTTGCCGTGACGCCGGCCTTGCCGCCGGCGGTGGTGCAGCGAGCAGCGCTGATCCAGCAAGGCAAGGCGCCGTTGCCTGGCGCGCCCGCCGGTCCCGCAGGGCATGGACCGGCAATCAACGTCGCGCCCGGTGGGCCTCTGACGCCGGCAGGCCGGCCAGGCCAGGCGGCGCCCGCCGCGAACGCCCTTCCAGTGCCCGGCCGCGGTGCGCCCGCGATCCCGCCATCCGCCACCGCTCCGAATGCGCGCCCGTCGGCGCTGACCGCACCCGCGCCGGGCCCGGCTCAAGCGGCGCAACCGACCGGCACGCCGCCGTCGCGACAGCCGATCTCCGGCCTGCATGCGAACCGCACGCCGCCCGGCGCGCCCGCTGCCCCCCCGACGAGGCCAGCGACCACGACCTCTCGCCCGGTGCTGCCGGCTGCGGTTCCGCGCGGACCGGAGCCGCGAGCACGGATCCAACAGGCCGCGCCGCCGCCGATCCAACGGCACGCGCCGCCGGTCGCTCGGCTGAGTCCGCCGCCGTCACCGCCACGACCGCCGGTCGCGCCCATGGTCCGAGCGGCCCCGGTCCGGCCGCCGCCACCGCCTATGATGCGTCCAGCTCCCCCGCCGGCGGTGGCCCGACCCAGTCCGCCACCTATCGCACGTCCCAGCCCGCCGCCGGTGGCCGCCATGGCACGGCCGGCGCCACCGCCTCAGATGGCAAGGCCTGCGGCGCCACCGCCGCGGCCGGCTCCTGCTGCCGGCAAGAGGTGTCCGCCGAACGTCCCGCATTGTTGA
- a CDS encoding FHA domain-containing protein: MIWVEILSRHRDVAGRFRLDAAEISIGRGYDNHVIVDDPYVAVRHVRIFRDGEGQLVAEDLGSANGMYLDRSRSRKQQLVLDGIKPIRIGQTLLRVREAGHAVEPERLAGSERGALPIVAAIALGAVLLALNAMMVWFAQTSEAHLSDYLVPTLTMIGVVTAWVGVWALLARLFSGRSHFVRHLLIAEAGLVAFWIYSEFAQVASFALTWTAVFTYGYVASWIVLAAICFLHLREVGRTHLLAKGLVVGLLLVVAIAVQTLQRSEAFANSGRPNVTHVVLPPSLRLVPLRDERAFLDDVAKLKGELDAARTEARGTGVER, from the coding sequence ATGATCTGGGTCGAGATCCTCTCCAGGCATCGCGACGTTGCCGGGCGCTTCCGCCTCGATGCCGCCGAGATCAGCATCGGCCGCGGCTACGACAACCACGTCATTGTCGATGATCCCTACGTGGCTGTGCGTCACGTCCGCATCTTCCGTGACGGCGAGGGACAACTCGTCGCGGAAGATCTCGGCAGCGCCAACGGCATGTATCTCGACCGCAGCAGGAGCCGAAAGCAGCAGCTCGTTCTCGACGGCATCAAGCCGATCCGGATCGGACAGACCCTGCTTCGGGTGCGGGAGGCGGGGCATGCCGTCGAGCCCGAACGGCTGGCGGGATCCGAGCGTGGCGCGCTCCCGATCGTCGCCGCAATTGCGCTCGGCGCCGTGCTGCTCGCCCTCAACGCGATGATGGTCTGGTTTGCGCAGACCTCGGAGGCGCATCTGTCCGACTATCTCGTGCCGACCCTCACGATGATCGGGGTCGTCACGGCGTGGGTCGGCGTCTGGGCGCTGCTGGCACGCCTGTTTTCCGGACGCTCGCACTTTGTGCGCCATCTCCTGATCGCAGAGGCCGGGCTGGTCGCCTTCTGGATCTATAGCGAGTTTGCGCAGGTTGCCTCGTTTGCCCTGACCTGGACCGCCGTGTTCACCTATGGCTACGTCGCATCATGGATCGTTCTTGCGGCGATATGCTTCCTGCATCTGCGGGAGGTCGGACGCACGCATCTGCTGGCCAAAGGCCTTGTGGTCGGTTTGCTGCTGGTCGTGGCGATCGCTGTCCAGACCCTGCAGCGGTCGGAGGCGTTCGCGAATTCGGGCCGGCCCAACGTCACCCACGTCGTCCTGCCCCCGTCATTGCGCCTGGTTCCGCTGCGCGACGAGCGCGCCTTTCTCGATGACGTCGCGAAGCTGAAGGGCGAGCTCGATGCGGCCCGCACCGAGGCGAGAGGCACGGGTGTGGAGCGCTGA
- the frr gene encoding ribosome recycling factor: protein MSTDKFDLNELKRRMQGATQALKHELGGLRTGRASASMVEPVQVEAYGSHMPLNQLATVSVPEPRLLSVQVWDRTMVKAVEKAIVDSNLGLSPATEGQVIRLRIPELNQERRKELVKVAHKYAEAARVAVRHVRRDGLDAAKKLEKNHEISEDDQERIAADVQKATDSVISEIDQLLTAKEKEILTV from the coding sequence ATGTCCACGGACAAGTTCGATCTCAACGAATTGAAGCGCCGCATGCAGGGCGCGACCCAGGCGCTGAAGCACGAGCTCGGCGGACTGCGCACCGGCCGGGCCTCGGCGTCGATGGTGGAGCCGGTCCAGGTCGAGGCGTATGGCTCGCACATGCCGCTCAACCAGCTCGCCACCGTCTCCGTGCCCGAGCCGCGCCTGCTCTCGGTGCAGGTGTGGGACCGCACGATGGTGAAGGCGGTCGAGAAGGCGATCGTCGATTCCAACCTCGGCCTGTCGCCGGCGACCGAAGGGCAGGTGATCCGGCTGCGGATTCCCGAGCTCAACCAGGAGCGCCGCAAGGAGCTGGTCAAGGTCGCGCACAAATATGCGGAAGCCGCGCGCGTCGCCGTCCGCCACGTCCGCCGCGACGGTCTCGATGCGGCCAAGAAGCTCGAAAAGAATCACGAGATTTCCGAGGATGATCAGGAGCGCATCGCCGCCGACGTGCAGAAGGCGACCGACAGCGTGATCTCGGAGATCGATCAGTTGCTGACGGCGAAGGAAAAGGAAATCCTCACCGTCTGA